The Myxococcus fulvus sequence GCTCGTGGGTCGGTGGGACCGACTGGGCTTGGAGCAGGTGCTGACCCACCTCATCGCCCACGCATTGGAGCTCGGAGCGGGGCACCCGGTGCGGCTTCGCGTCGAGCGCGTGGGGCGCACCCGCGCGCGAATCGTGGTCGAGGGCATGCCCCTGCCCGACGGTGGCGCCGGGCTGGGCCGCCACCTGGTCCAACAGTGGGTGGACTCCCACGGAGGCACCCTGCGCATGGAGGGCACCTCCGGGGACAAAGCCACCTGCACGGTGGAGCTGCCGCTGCTCGAACAGCCCCTGGAATCAGCCCCCGCCTGAGTCCCTTCAGAACGGGTGGACATGCTCCTCGGGCGGCGTGACGAAGGACCGGAAGGCCGAGGTCTCCGTGTGCTTCTCGCGCGACTCCAGCCGCTCGAACTCCAGCGAGTCGTGCGCGCAGAACACCGTCACCTCGTCCCCGTGCAGGCGCTTGAGCTGACGCAGCCGTCGCTGGTTGTGCAGGCGCATGGGCCGGTCCTTCTCCATCAGCCGTTGATACGCGCGCAGCCCCGGCGTGCAGCGATAGCGCCCCGAATCCATCTCACCGTGGAAGAAGTACGCGTCGCCCGCGTGCAACAGCCACCCGCTCCCCGAGCGCACCGCCACACCCGCATGCCCCAGCGTGTGCCCCACCAGCGGCACCAGCAGGATTTCGGGCGGGAGCCCCTTCAAGTCGCGGACGCAGTCGAAGCCGAACCAGCGCTCACCCACCTGTCCCGTGGGGTACGTCACCCAGTGCGACTCGTGCATCCACTGCTCGGGGCGGTAGCGCTGCCGGTCCAGCGGTGACGTCCGCGCGGTGGCGGCCAGGTACTCGTCCGCGAGCAGGTGCACGCGCGCATGCGGGAAGTCATCGAGCCCACCGGCATGGTCGAAGTCGAGATGGGTCAGGACGATGTCGCGCACGTCCTGCGCCTTGAACCCCATCCGCTCGATTTGACGGATGGCCGTGGCGCCCTCGTGGAGCTGAGGCCGACACAGCATGTCCAGGAAGAGCGGGCTCTGACGGACCTGGGGATGGAGCACGTCCTGCAGGCCGAAGCCGGTGTCCACGAGGATGAGCCCGTTCGCTCCCTCCACCAGCAGGCAATGGCAGGTCAGCGCCGCGGGACCTCGGAAGCCCCGGCGCCCGTCCATGAGCCGGCCCCCGGGTGGACACATGGTGGTGCAATTGAGGTGATGGATGCGCATGCCGACACGTCCCAGGCCGCAAGGCCGCTCGAGTCCGTGTCTAAGGTGGGACGTGCCTCACGGACGAGGAGCCCGGGCTGCTCGCCGCCTGGAGCGCTCGCTCGTCCGGGAGACCTGCGTCCATGAGCCCGGTGCACCTCACGGACGACCGGGCCCCCGTCACCCCGGGGCTACAGGTGCTCCAGCGTGTCCGCCGTGCGCTCCTCGCGCACGTTGCCCGGGTTGACGGGCTCGAGGAGCAGCACGTGGACCTCCTCCTCCGCCACGGGCCGATGCTCCACGCCGCGCGGGATGATGATGAGCTCGCCGGGCTCCACCTCCACCGTGCGCTCACGCAGCTCCATGCGCAGCCGCCCGCTCAGCACCAGGAACAGCGCGTCCTCGTGCTCGTGGTGGCGCCACGCACACGGGCCCGACAGCTTCGCCAGCCGAACGTGCTGCCCGTTGAGCTCACCGACGGACCCGTGCTCGGAGAACAGCGCCAGCTCCTGGGCCAGGTTCACCTTGTCGACGGACGGCATCGAGGGCTCGTCGCCCGCCTGCTCACCGTCCGCCACGTTGGCGGGCTCGACGCGGCGGCGTGAGTCCCACCGGGGCGGGCGGGCAACGGGGACGGTGGGGCTTCGGGTGGGCGCGCTCATGCGGACGAAACCTTCTCATCCTCCCTGGCGGATGTCTGTCTTCATCCCCGGGCAATGCCTCTCACGGACACCTGGGGCCCGCGAGGGTCGGATACCCGACGAAGCGAGGCCCCCGCTTCAGTCGGGATAGAACATCGGGTCGCGCGTGGTGACGAACGAGGAGATGACGGACGCGACCTCCTCGGGCAGGCCGGTGAACTGCACGCCCACGCCTGGCATCAGCTCCGGCATCTTCGGGTTGGCCTCGCGCACCCAGCGCACCACGCCCGTCACCTTCATGGGGCGTCCGCCGGGCAGCGTGAAGTCCAGCTCCACCTGCGTGCCGCGCGCCACCGCGTCCACCGTGGCGATGAAGACGCCGCCCTCGCTGATGTCCATCGAGAAGCCGGTGAAGAAGTTGGAGTCGCTGCGCATGTCGATGGACGTGTGCATGCGCACCCGACCGTTGCGACGAGCGTCCTCCGAGCCGGAAGCGCGCGAGGGCGCCGCGGGAGGCGTGGGCAGCGACTGCCCCTTCTCGCGCGCGGCCTGGGCTGCCTTCGCCAGCTCCGCCTGCCGGGCCTTCGCGGCCTCCTGCTGACGCGCCTTCTCCCGAGCCTGGGTGGCCTCGTGCTGCTTCAGCGCGGCCTCCGCGTCCGTCACCGCGCGCGCCACCCGGGTTGTCTGCTCCTGCTGGATGCGCAGCGCCGCCTGCACCTCCACGCCCATCCGCTTGCGCGCCTCCAGCGCCTTCTCCCGCGCCTCCAGGGCCTTCTCCCGCGCGGCCTCCACGTCGAGTGAGGGCACGGAGGAGGCCTGGAGCCTGGACGCCTGCTCGCCCAGCTGGGGGTCGGCGTCGGGCTCCTGGTGGGCGCGGGCCAGCGCGGCGCGCACGGCGTCCAGACGGCTGGAGAGCAGGGCCGCGTCGGCCAGGGCGCGCGTCACCTGCTCGGCGAGTCGGGACTCCTGGGTGGACAGCTCGCTCTCGGCGCGAGCCAGCTCGGCCTCACGGAGGCCCGAGGCGGGCGCGCGGGAGGCAGGGGACGACGAGGTCATGTCGTGGGACTCCGGAGGGGGGCCACTGTAGCAGGCCCCCCGGAAAGTCCACGTGCCACGGCGTGTGGGTCAATCCGCGCCCTTGATGCAGGCCACCGGCTTGAGTCGGTGCGCCACCCGGGCGAGCCCCGCCATCTCCACTGTCTCCAGCACGTCATCCAGGTTCTTGTAGCAGGGGCCGGACTCGTCCAGCGGCGTCTGCCGGGTGTTGAGGATGATGCCGGCCTCGGCCATGCGCGCGTCGGTGGCGTCCTGCTTCAGCACGCGCCGCGCCTCGCCTCGGGACAGCCGCCGCCCCGAGCCGTGGTTCACCGAGTAGATGGACTTGGACGCGCCCTCCTCGGCGAAGAGGATGGCGCTGCCGGTCTCCATGGAGCCGGGAATCAGGATGGGGTGGCCGGTGCCCTCCCAGGCCGTGCGCTTGAGCGAGGGGTGGCCGGCGGGGAACGCGCGCGTGGCGCCCTTGCGGGCCACGAACTTGCCGGCCTCCTTCTGGATGAGGTTGTGCGAAATCTCGTAGTAGACGCTCGCCGTCCCGCCGAACACGTCCTCGAGCGCGGCGCACACGGCCTCGCCGATGATGAGCCGGTTGGCCACGGCGAAGTTGGCCGCCATGTTGTGCAGGTTCCAGTACTCGCGGCCCAGCGCGCTGTCGGCGTCCAGCCAGACGAAGTCCTCGCTGCGGCTCTTGAGGCCCAGGTGCGCGGCGCCCTTCACGAAGAAGTGCTTGGCGATGTTCCAGCCGAAGCCGCGGCTGCCGGTGTGGAGCATCACCCAGACGCGGCCGCTCTCGTCCACCTGCATCTCGGTGAAGTGGTTGCCGCCGCCCAGGCTGCCCAACTGCCCGCGCTTCTCGTAGGCCCGGTCGGGGATGTCCACCCGGTCGTCCTCGACGGGGATGAAGTCGCGCTCGGTGACGGCGGAGCCCCGGCCCAGGGCCTTGGCGCCGTGGCGCACCACCTCCGCGAACGAGCGATCCGACACCTTGCGCTGGTGCTGCGCGCGGCTCGCGCCCACGCCCACGGCGATGCGGCGGGTGACCTGGTCGATCCACTGGCGGCGCTTGACGGGGTCGGCGACGTCCTCGGCCATGAGGGAGGTCTGCAGCTGCACCATGCCGCAGCCGATGTCATAGCCGGCGGCGGTGGGGAGCAGGACGCCGTCGGTCTCCACGACGGTGCCGATGGGCACGCCGTAGCCCACGTGACAGTCGGGGGTGACGGCGACGCGGGTGACGCCGGGGAACGACGCGGCGTTGACCACCTGGTCGAAGACGGTGTCCTCCAGCCCGGGGACCTCGGGGCCCTCGCCCCACAGCAGCTTGTCCGAGAGGAACAAGTCCGCGTCGACCCGCATGCTCTTGGTCTTGGGCAGGACGTAATGGCCCTCGGCGGCCTTCTCCAGACGTTGCTTCCAACTCATGGCTTTCCTCCCCGGACAGGGGTGAACACGCGCGAGCGACGCAAACGTCCGGAACAAGCTGACTGTCCGACACGGGTACGCCAGGGACCTCCGAGGATGCTGGTGGAGCGGGCGGGAAGGCGAGCGAAATCCTGGGTTTTCCCTCGGGAGGAGGAGGCACGACGCGGTGCGTGGGATGGGGCTGCCCCGGACCTGGGGGCGAGGTGAGGGGGGTGGTGTTGTTGCCGTGCGGACGTCCCGAACGCATCCTGGAGGGGTGGTGCGGCGGGGTCGCGCACACGCGGACGTCCGAGCGAAAGTCGGCTCGCGTGCGATGCGCGGCAATTGGATCGGCTCGGGGCTTGCCGCATTCCCTCTTCAGTCCCATCCATTTCCCATCCAGGTAGGGGGTGGGTGATGGGTTTCCTCGGCGGGGTGTTCCTGGCGATGGCGTTGCAGGCGGTGCCGGCGGATACGGTGGCGGGTCCGGTGTTCAATCCGTCGATTTGCGCCAAGAAGCGGGTGGACGCGTGTGGTTGTCACCACGTGTATGGGATTCGGCACTGCCACCCGAACCGGAAGGGTGAGCACTGCGAGGCGCCGGTGAAGGCGCAGGTGTCGGAGGAGAAGGCGGAGGCGCAGGCGGTGGTGGAGAGCCGCGAGCCGGAAGCCACGCCGACGACGGAGCAGGTCCAGCCTGCCCAGGTGCAGCCGGCTCCCGAGAAGAAGCGCTTCGACCCGAAGAAGTCCGTGCCGATGTGAGGCCGGACGGGCAGGGCCTCCGGAGGTGAGGCCCTCCCCTGCGTCCAGTGACTGTGAGCCAGGAAGCTCGGGCCCGTGGGGCTCAAGCGGTCCGGCGCGGCTGTGCGCGGAAGGTCAGGGGCGAAGGGCTCCAGCGGGTGCCGAGGCCCAGGGGCCCGCCCGATGTGGAGAACTTGTGGATCGCGAGCGGGCCCGAGGCCGTGATGGCCCGAATGCGCGCGTCCACATGGGCGATGCGTGAGCACGCGCCAGACCGGGCATGCGCGCGTCCACATGGGAGATGTGCGAGCTCGTGGCAGCGATGATGCGAGCGCGCGTCCACATGGGCGATGCGCGAGTACGCGCGAGGCCGTGCATGCACACGTTCACGTGGGCGATGCGCGAGTTCGTGGCAGCGAGGTGCGAATGCGCACGTGCCCAGGTGGGCGATGCGCGAGTTCGTGGCCGCATCAGCGCATGGGCGCAGCGGTGGCCACGGTCAGGTCCGACGCGGTCGGACGCGAGTCCTCACGGGACTCGGTCGCGAGGGTCTCCGCGCGGCTCAAGGACAACGGGCCCTCCGAGCGGATGATGACCCAGCGGGACTGGGGCGAGACCCTCAGCGCCACCGCGTTGGGACTGAGCCAGCGCAGCTCGGGTCGATACGACGTCACGGGATTCACCGTCACCGGGCCCCCCGTGGTCCACAGGCTCGCGCTCACCTCGACCCTCTGTGGCTCGCGAGAATCCTGAGCGCTCAGCGCCGGAGGCGAGGCCCGTGCCGTGGCCTGGAGCGCCTGCGCGGGTGACGCGGTCGAGGGCGACTTCGCCCGAGCCCACGAAGGGTCGGGAGCCCCGGCCGTGCGAGGCGCGGTGCCCGTCTGCGTCCACCGAGGCTCGAGCGTGAGCGGAGCCCTCGTCGTGCTTCCGTGACCCTCGGGCTGACGCGGAGTGGGCGCGGCCTGGGTGGCCGAAAGTGCGCCGGGTTGGCGGGCAGCAGGCCCCGTGTTCATCGGCCGAGCCTGGCTCCGTTCCGTGGACGGAGCGCGAACAGCGCCGCCCGTGTTCCGCGCCGAGCCGCGCGAAGGCGTCACAGGCGCGGGAACAGTCCGCGGAGCCTCCACCTGCCGAGGCGCCACGGCACCCCGAGGAGGAAACGAAGTCATCGTCTGCGCGGGAGCCGCGGTGCGTGCGGGCACGGGCAACCGTTCTCCCACGATGGCGAGCTCATATCCACGAGGCGTCGAGACCTCGGGAGCATGTGTCTCCGGAACAGGAGGAGACGACTTCGGCGACCGTGAAGCGGGCACCTGGATGGGCGTCAACGCCAGCAGCTCCGCGAGGAAGTCCGCGGAAGGCACCTCATCGAGAAGGATTCCCATCACCGTGGTGGGCGCGGGCGTCGCCATGGGCTCCACGTCGATGTCGATGGACACCTCGTCGACCAGATCAAGAACGGACGACTCATCGTCATCGGGCACAGGAGGTGCGCTGGGCGCCACCGGGACACGCACGCTCACGGGCGCGATGGACGGAACCGAAGGCAGCGGTCCCCGGACCCGAGTCTCCTCCGCCGCGCGCAACACGAACGCGGGAGGCGGCGGTGGCGGAGTGCGCGTCCGCGACTCCACCCGAGGCGCCTCCTTCTCCAGGGCGAGCCCGGCCACATCCCG is a genomic window containing:
- a CDS encoding MBL fold metallo-hydrolase; this encodes MRIHHLNCTTMCPPGGRLMDGRRGFRGPAALTCHCLLVEGANGLILVDTGFGLQDVLHPQVRQSPLFLDMLCRPQLHEGATAIRQIERMGFKAQDVRDIVLTHLDFDHAGGLDDFPHARVHLLADEYLAATARTSPLDRQRYRPEQWMHESHWVTYPTGQVGERWFGFDCVRDLKGLPPEILLVPLVGHTLGHAGVAVRSGSGWLLHAGDAYFFHGEMDSGRYRCTPGLRAYQRLMEKDRPMRLHNQRRLRQLKRLHGDEVTVFCAHDSLEFERLESREKHTETSAFRSFVTPPEEHVHPF
- a CDS encoding RtcB family protein; its protein translation is MSWKQRLEKAAEGHYVLPKTKSMRVDADLFLSDKLLWGEGPEVPGLEDTVFDQVVNAASFPGVTRVAVTPDCHVGYGVPIGTVVETDGVLLPTAAGYDIGCGMVQLQTSLMAEDVADPVKRRQWIDQVTRRIAVGVGASRAQHQRKVSDRSFAEVVRHGAKALGRGSAVTERDFIPVEDDRVDIPDRAYEKRGQLGSLGGGNHFTEMQVDESGRVWVMLHTGSRGFGWNIAKHFFVKGAAHLGLKSRSEDFVWLDADSALGREYWNLHNMAANFAVANRLIIGEAVCAALEDVFGGTASVYYEISHNLIQKEAGKFVARKGATRAFPAGHPSLKRTAWEGTGHPILIPGSMETGSAILFAEEGASKSIYSVNHGSGRRLSRGEARRVLKQDATDARMAEAGIILNTRQTPLDESGPCYKNLDDVLETVEMAGLARVAHRLKPVACIKGAD
- a CDS encoding cupin domain-containing protein; its protein translation is MSAPTRSPTVPVARPPRWDSRRRVEPANVADGEQAGDEPSMPSVDKVNLAQELALFSEHGSVGELNGQHVRLAKLSGPCAWRHHEHEDALFLVLSGRLRMELRERTVEVEPGELIIIPRGVEHRPVAEEEVHVLLLEPVNPGNVREERTADTLEHL
- a CDS encoding TIGR02266 family protein, with protein sequence MTSSSPASRAPASGLREAELARAESELSTQESRLAEQVTRALADAALLSSRLDAVRAALARAHQEPDADPQLGEQASRLQASSVPSLDVEAAREKALEAREKALEARKRMGVEVQAALRIQQEQTTRVARAVTDAEAALKQHEATQAREKARQQEAAKARQAELAKAAQAAREKGQSLPTPPAAPSRASGSEDARRNGRVRMHTSIDMRSDSNFFTGFSMDISEGGVFIATVDAVARGTQVELDFTLPGGRPMKVTGVVRWVREANPKMPELMPGVGVQFTGLPEEVASVISSFVTTRDPMFYPD